GCGGCCCGGTGGGTCAGCGTGCTCAGCGGTACGAACGCCGGTGCCGCCCGGCGCTCGGCAGGGGCCGGCACGGTCTCCACCGCCGTCAGCTCCGGCGCCACGGCCAGCACCGCCGCCTCGACGGCCGCCACGGCGTCGGCGGCACCGCTGCCGCACCCGGCTCCGCACCCGCCGCCCGTGCTCAGCCGCACCCGGGCCACCTGCCCGTCGACGCCGGCCCACTCCAGGTCGCCGCCGCGTTCCCGCACCGCGGGCCGCAGCCGTTCGACCGCACGGGCGGCCCGGCGCTCCGCCGGCTCGGGATGGATCGCGTGCAGCACCATCAG
Above is a genomic segment from Streptomyces fodineus containing:
- a CDS encoding NifU family protein → MADGARLPDPALEVRLARLDQVLAELESAPGPALEAVSLLTEVYGEALARVLEAADAPLRERLAEDELLGHLMVLHAIHPEPAERRAARAVERLRPAVRERGGDLEWAGVDGQVARVRLSTGGGCGAGCGSGAADAVAAVEAAVLAVAPELTAVETVPAPAERRAAPAFVPLSTLTHRAAPRPQEAR